One genomic segment of Chitinivibrionales bacterium includes these proteins:
- a CDS encoding alpha/beta fold hydrolase has product MIMQKLLTRIFMFVLKSAVFLAPREACQKKIEEINCTINKIQEYNLHGWSYRSVISHETQEQYWYYEAGPDTAPVLVCIHGLMLDGRTFVKLNRYLRDYRIIAINMPEQSSLYTGSIENFLTIIVDFLRSVNVRECDLMGVSFGGVVATHLVAHLPEDIAVRRLVLASSVIAGATRSIRNSVKVNHEWIRSVPDYQIYWFFEQLINFVKNTRGQKSGDEELVEFLRVKHPAYYRQVFEALANYQGLEDACRIFCPVIVMNGEKDMLIDKEMRNLMKHIFDGKRYFTIPEASHEMMFTKTELVARHMENFFTRTRRPVPATGINISAVYNRHPVTRVK; this is encoded by the coding sequence AAAGCTGCTTACCAGAATATTCATGTTCGTGCTTAAGTCGGCAGTATTTCTTGCGCCCCGGGAAGCGTGTCAGAAAAAAATTGAGGAAATCAACTGCACAATCAATAAAATTCAGGAGTACAATTTACACGGATGGTCGTACCGGAGTGTAATATCCCATGAAACACAGGAACAGTACTGGTATTACGAAGCCGGACCGGATACCGCGCCGGTTCTCGTATGTATTCATGGGTTGATGCTCGATGGGAGAACCTTTGTCAAATTAAACAGGTATTTGCGTGATTACCGTATCATTGCAATCAATATGCCCGAACAAAGTTCTTTATATACGGGGAGTATCGAAAACTTTTTAACCATAATCGTTGATTTTCTCCGTTCGGTGAATGTCCGAGAATGCGATCTTATGGGGGTCTCTTTTGGCGGCGTTGTAGCAACACATCTGGTTGCTCATTTGCCCGAGGATATTGCCGTAAGGCGGCTCGTGCTTGCATCATCGGTAATTGCCGGCGCCACACGCAGCATACGAAACAGCGTAAAAGTGAACCATGAATGGATCCGGTCGGTTCCCGATTATCAGATATACTGGTTTTTTGAACAGCTTATCAATTTTGTCAAAAATACCCGGGGGCAAAAGAGCGGAGATGAAGAATTGGTGGAATTTCTCCGGGTTAAACATCCAGCCTATTACCGTCAGGTTTTTGAAGCCTTGGCGAATTATCAGGGGCTCGAGGATGCCTGCCGGATATTCTGTCCGGTTATTGTGATGAATGGTGAAAAGGACATGCTGATCGATAAGGAGATGCGAAACCTGATGAAGCATATTTTTGACGGCAAACGCTATTTCACGATCCCTGAGGCTTCACACGAGATGATGTTCACAAAGACCGAGCTGGTTGCCCGCCATATGGAAAACTTTTTCACCCGGACCCGCCGGCCGGTACCTGCGACAGGAATAAATATCAGTGCAGTATATAACCGTCATCCGGTCACCAGGGTAAAGTAG